Proteins from one Caulobacter sp. X genomic window:
- a CDS encoding site-specific integrase: protein MPSLTDGALRRALKEVEQSQKAVALADGEGRGTGRLIIMIRPMPTRVTADWMAQQWRDGRRTRRKIGTYPSMSLREAREVYERDFADSIQKGRSIKVVGDTRAGTVADLFEAYTGHLKSSGKASWKETEKGLNKIADTLGRHRPARDITPVEIVDVIRPIYDRGARSMADHVRGYIRSAFSWGLKSEHDYRSTTPRRFGLVHNPAASIPTEPYVPSNRWLDEEEFRRLYRWLECPDTPVHPPYTRAVRLIMLTGQRVDEIARLHVDQWDAKERILDWSKTKNGKPHAIPVPNVAAELLDAIKPNSYGWLFPSAMDPSRPVSHQTLYSFIWRQREREVIPIVTNRDLRRTWKTLAGKAGLSKEIRDRIQNHTLQDVSSKAYDRWSYMPEKRAAMKQWDNFVRGIINPKRSKLVV, encoded by the coding sequence ATGCCGAGCCTCACAGACGGCGCGCTCCGTCGCGCGCTCAAGGAAGTTGAACAGTCCCAGAAGGCGGTCGCGCTGGCTGATGGAGAGGGGCGTGGCACCGGCCGGTTGATCATCATGATTAGGCCGATGCCAACTCGCGTCACCGCCGATTGGATGGCGCAACAGTGGCGCGATGGCAGGCGTACTCGGCGAAAGATCGGCACTTATCCGTCGATGTCTCTGCGCGAAGCCAGGGAGGTCTACGAGCGTGACTTTGCCGACAGCATCCAAAAAGGACGCAGCATCAAAGTGGTGGGCGACACGCGCGCCGGCACCGTCGCTGACCTCTTCGAGGCCTATACGGGCCACCTTAAGTCATCGGGGAAGGCATCTTGGAAGGAGACGGAAAAGGGATTGAACAAGATTGCTGACACGCTGGGCCGCCATCGCCCCGCGCGCGACATCACGCCGGTCGAGATCGTCGATGTCATCCGTCCGATATATGATCGTGGGGCCCGTTCGATGGCCGACCACGTCAGAGGATATATCCGGTCGGCGTTCAGTTGGGGCCTCAAGTCAGAACACGACTACCGAAGCACAACGCCGCGGCGCTTCGGTCTAGTGCATAATCCTGCCGCCAGCATTCCAACTGAGCCTTATGTTCCCAGCAACCGATGGCTCGACGAAGAGGAGTTCCGTCGCCTCTATCGTTGGCTGGAATGCCCGGACACGCCGGTGCACCCGCCGTACACGCGTGCAGTTCGCCTGATCATGTTGACAGGTCAGCGCGTCGACGAGATCGCGCGCCTACACGTCGACCAATGGGACGCCAAGGAAAGGATCCTCGATTGGTCGAAGACCAAGAATGGCAAGCCACACGCTATTCCCGTACCCAATGTTGCGGCTGAACTCTTGGACGCGATTAAGCCGAACAGTTACGGCTGGCTCTTTCCCTCGGCGATGGACCCTAGCCGACCTGTCAGCCACCAGACGCTCTACAGCTTCATCTGGCGCCAGCGGGAGCGCGAGGTCATCCCCATAGTGACCAATCGGGACCTACGGCGGACCTGGAAGACGCTTGCCGGGAAAGCGGGTTTATCAAAGGAAATCCGCGATCGCATTCAGAACCACACGCTCCAGGATGTGAGTTCGAAAGCGTACGATCGGTGGAGCTACATGCCTGAGAAACGTGCCGCGATGAAGCAATGGGACAACTTCGTCCGCGGTATTATCAACCCTAAGCGTTCAAAACTGGTCGTGTGA
- the trbG gene encoding P-type conjugative transfer protein TrbG, which yields MNVRTPILLACAATLAGCANGKTPPPTIAFDAADFKPAQVAAEPPKPVEIVEIPKPLPLPGQLLPAPSTRPEAQPPRARVEAANRAATREPSAAGYINAVQVYPWTEGALYRLYTAPERVSDVVLEPGEQLTAVSAGDTVRWVIGDTTSGDGQSKRVHVLIKPFASGLSTNMVVTTDRRAYHLALESTDATAMAAISWIYPQDRLLALRRLNAEASAAEPVADHVAIDSLHFRYAISGDSPAWRPLRAWDDGSKVYIEFPDRLDQGEAPPLFVVGPLGDSQLVNYRVRGNRYIVDRLFAAAELRMGEAPQQVVRVTRTDGQSRGGAR from the coding sequence ATGAATGTCCGGACCCCCATCCTGCTGGCCTGCGCCGCCACGCTCGCCGGCTGCGCCAATGGCAAGACCCCGCCGCCGACCATCGCCTTCGACGCCGCCGACTTCAAACCGGCCCAGGTCGCGGCCGAACCGCCGAAGCCTGTCGAGATCGTTGAGATCCCCAAGCCGCTGCCCCTTCCGGGTCAGCTGCTGCCGGCGCCCAGCACGCGGCCGGAGGCCCAGCCGCCGCGCGCGCGGGTCGAGGCCGCCAATCGCGCCGCGACGCGCGAGCCCAGCGCAGCCGGCTATATCAACGCCGTTCAGGTCTATCCCTGGACCGAGGGCGCGCTCTATCGCCTCTACACCGCTCCAGAACGCGTCAGCGATGTCGTCTTGGAACCTGGCGAGCAACTGACCGCCGTGTCGGCCGGCGACACGGTGCGCTGGGTGATCGGAGACACGACCAGCGGGGACGGGCAGTCCAAGCGGGTGCACGTGCTGATCAAGCCCTTCGCCTCGGGGCTTTCCACGAACATGGTCGTCACGACCGACCGTCGCGCCTATCACCTGGCGCTGGAAAGCACCGACGCCACGGCCATGGCGGCGATTTCCTGGATCTACCCCCAGGACCGACTCCTAGCCTTGCGACGCCTAAACGCGGAAGCCTCAGCAGCGGAACCTGTCGCGGACCACGTCGCGATCGACTCGCTGCACTTCCGGTATGCGATCAGCGGCGACAGCCCAGCATGGCGACCCCTGCGCGCCTGGGACGATGGCTCGAAGGTCTACATCGAGTTCCCCGATCGTCTCGACCAGGGCGAGGCCCCGCCGCTTTTCGTCGTGGGCCCGCTCGGCGACAGCCAACTGGTCAACTATCGCGTCCGAGGTAACCGCTACATCGTCGATCGGCTTTTCGCCGCCGCCGAACTGCGGATGGGCGAGGCGCCTCAGCAAGTCGTCCGGGTTACCCGGACAGACGGCCAGTCCCGGGGAGGCGCGCGATGA
- the trbE gene encoding conjugal transfer protein TrbE, with protein MLNLREYRSRADRLADHLPWAALVAPGVVLNKDGGFQRTLSFRGPDLESTTDAGLVSVCARANNVLRRLGSGWALFFDAERVPALGYPDGAFPDAASWLVDEERRADFDGQKGEHFESLCHLTLYFLPPVDQVSRAERALIARDGPAHGRDWRQELAAFVATTDRILDLLAGFMPQVRALDDGQTLTYLHATISARRHPVAVPEIPMYLDGLLVDTPLTGGIEPRLGDQHLRTLTVLGFPNATRPGILDALNHQAFSYRWTTRFICLDKADATKALARIRRQWFNKRKSVVQILREVISNEPVPLTDSDADNKLADADLALQTLGGDHVSFGYLTTTITVSDSDALAADEKVRLVERIVNGLGFTCIREQVNAVEAWLGSLPGQVYANVRQPLVHSLNLAHLMPLSSVWAGQEANRHLAGPPTFHALTSGATPFRFSTHVDDVGHMLLVGPTGAGKSVALAFLALQFRRYPGTQVYVFDKRFSARAVTLAMGGRHYGLASDSGLAFQPLRDIDRPGARAWASEWLADLLANERVPVTPEIKDALWSALVSLSGAPPAERTLTGLSMLLQSNPLKAALAPYTLDGPFGRLLDAAEDGLSVGDVLCFETEALASTPSVVAPVLTYLFHRLEARFDGRPTLLVLDEAWKFLDNPLFAARIREWLKELRKRNVSVVFATQSLSDIADSTIAPAIIDGCAQRIFLANDRAAEPLSRKVYQGFGLNDRQIELIARATPKRHYYLQSRLGNRLFELGLGPVAMALCGASDPVTQALIDKVLAEHGEAGFAAAFLTARGLDWAAPLAANFASTPIEKDATP; from the coding sequence ATGCTGAACCTGCGCGAGTACAGGAGCCGCGCCGACCGGCTGGCCGACCATCTGCCCTGGGCGGCTTTGGTCGCGCCGGGCGTGGTCCTGAACAAGGACGGCGGCTTCCAGCGGACTTTGAGCTTCCGCGGTCCGGATCTGGAAAGCACCACGGACGCGGGCCTGGTCTCGGTCTGCGCCCGCGCCAACAACGTCCTGCGCCGGCTCGGATCGGGCTGGGCGCTGTTCTTCGACGCCGAGCGCGTCCCGGCCCTGGGCTATCCGGACGGGGCCTTCCCCGACGCGGCCTCCTGGCTGGTCGACGAAGAACGGAGGGCCGACTTCGATGGTCAGAAGGGCGAGCACTTCGAGAGCCTCTGCCACCTGACGCTCTACTTCCTGCCGCCGGTCGATCAAGTGAGCCGCGCCGAGCGGGCCTTGATCGCTCGTGATGGGCCCGCCCACGGCCGCGACTGGCGCCAGGAACTGGCGGCCTTCGTCGCCACCACAGACCGCATCCTCGACCTGCTGGCTGGCTTCATGCCGCAGGTCCGCGCGCTCGATGACGGCCAGACCCTGACCTACCTGCACGCGACGATCTCGGCGCGCCGCCACCCCGTCGCCGTCCCCGAGATCCCGATGTATCTCGATGGCCTGCTGGTCGACACGCCGCTCACCGGCGGCATCGAGCCGCGCCTGGGCGACCAGCATCTGCGCACCCTCACTGTGCTGGGTTTTCCCAATGCGACGCGCCCTGGGATCCTCGACGCCCTCAATCACCAGGCGTTCAGCTATCGCTGGACGACCCGGTTCATCTGCCTGGACAAGGCCGACGCCACCAAGGCGCTGGCCCGCATCCGCAGGCAGTGGTTCAACAAGCGCAAGTCGGTCGTGCAGATCCTGCGCGAGGTGATCAGCAACGAGCCGGTCCCCCTGACCGACAGCGACGCCGACAACAAGCTCGCGGACGCCGATCTGGCGCTCCAGACCTTGGGCGGCGATCACGTCAGCTTCGGCTATCTGACCACCACCATCACCGTCTCGGACAGCGATGCCTTGGCGGCCGACGAGAAGGTCCGGCTGGTCGAGCGCATCGTCAACGGCCTGGGGTTCACCTGCATCCGTGAGCAGGTCAACGCCGTCGAGGCCTGGCTTGGCTCATTGCCGGGTCAGGTCTACGCCAACGTTCGCCAGCCGCTGGTCCATAGCCTCAACTTGGCGCACCTGATGCCGCTATCCTCGGTCTGGGCGGGCCAGGAAGCCAACCGGCATCTCGCCGGACCGCCGACCTTCCACGCCCTGACCAGTGGCGCGACGCCTTTCCGCTTCTCGACCCATGTCGACGATGTCGGCCATATGCTCCTGGTCGGCCCCACCGGCGCGGGCAAGTCGGTGGCCTTGGCCTTCCTGGCCCTGCAGTTTCGCCGCTATCCCGGCACCCAGGTCTATGTTTTCGACAAGCGGTTCTCGGCGCGAGCTGTCACCCTGGCGATGGGCGGCAGGCACTACGGTCTGGCCAGCGACAGCGGCCTGGCGTTCCAGCCCTTGCGTGACATCGACCGTCCCGGCGCGCGGGCCTGGGCCAGCGAATGGCTGGCGGACCTGTTGGCCAACGAGCGCGTCCCGGTCACCCCAGAAATCAAGGACGCGCTGTGGTCGGCGCTGGTCAGCCTTTCGGGCGCGCCGCCAGCCGAACGGACGCTGACCGGGCTTTCGATGCTGCTCCAGTCCAACCCGCTGAAGGCGGCGTTGGCGCCCTACACGCTGGATGGGCCGTTCGGCCGTCTGCTGGACGCGGCCGAGGACGGGTTGTCGGTCGGCGATGTGCTGTGTTTCGAGACCGAAGCGCTGGCCTCGACGCCGTCTGTCGTCGCGCCGGTCCTGACCTATCTCTTCCACCGGCTGGAAGCGCGGTTCGACGGGCGGCCGACCCTACTCGTGCTCGACGAGGCCTGGAAGTTTCTCGACAACCCGCTCTTCGCGGCGCGCATCCGCGAATGGCTGAAGGAACTGCGCAAGCGCAACGTCAGCGTGGTGTTCGCCACCCAGTCGCTATCGGACATCGCCGACAGCACGATCGCCCCGGCAATCATCGACGGCTGCGCCCAGCGCATCTTCCTGGCCAACGACCGCGCCGCCGAGCCGCTATCGCGCAAGGTCTACCAAGGGTTCGGCCTTAACGACCGCCAGATCGAGCTGATCGCCCGGGCCACGCCCAAGCGCCACTATTACCTGCAATCTCGGCTGGGCAACCGACTGTTCGAGCTTGGTCTGGGGCCCGTCGCCATGGCGCTGTGCGGGGCCTCCGATCCGGTGACCCAGGCCCTGATCGACAAGGTCTTGGCGGAACACGGCGAGGCCGGTTTCGCGGCCGCCTTCCTCACCGCCCGCGGTCTCGATTGGGCCGCTCCCCTGGCCGCGAATTTCGCATCCACCCCCATCGAGAAGGACGCCACGCCATGA
- a CDS encoding DUF736 family protein, which produces MIKLVIGNFKPSRGGGWEGEVRTLVANAKVRFVPNDDRASPNAPAFRVMVGSSRVGDAWEARWGTDRARSFFRVSLDDPFLPAPVSAALFPDEDGVSAQLVWTRPPKGEDKDQAPRTTEPPSHDQF; this is translated from the coding sequence ATGATCAAGCTGGTCATCGGCAACTTCAAACCATCGCGCGGCGGTGGCTGGGAAGGAGAAGTCCGGACGCTAGTCGCCAACGCCAAGGTGCGGTTCGTTCCGAATGACGATCGAGCCAGCCCCAACGCCCCCGCGTTTCGCGTCATGGTGGGAAGCTCCCGAGTCGGCGACGCCTGGGAAGCCCGCTGGGGCACCGATCGCGCGCGCAGCTTCTTCAGGGTGAGTCTGGACGACCCGTTCTTGCCCGCGCCCGTGTCGGCCGCGCTGTTCCCGGATGAGGACGGCGTCAGCGCACAGTTGGTATGGACGAGGCCGCCGAAGGGCGAAGACAAGGACCAGGCCCCGCGCACGACCGAGCCCCCGTCACACGACCAGTTTTGA
- the trbJ gene encoding P-type conjugative transfer protein TrbJ has translation MTPRLKSLRLRTSHHARLVIASLAAASLVLAPLPGLVTPAAAQFTVFDPTNYAQNLLTAARSLQQVNNQISSLQNELTMLQNMARNLKSLDYTALAPIRDALQQLDALMAQAKGMAFTLASTEAVLADSYPTTLDPNATTSQLLDRARAQARAAMDGYRQTLKVQAKVVENVQADASLIDQLVQRSQGAAGALEAQQAANQLQALAIKQDQQIQSLMAAQYRAQALESARQAQVLEAGKLAARRFIGEASAYTPRP, from the coding sequence ATGACCCCGCGTCTCAAATCCCTGCGCCTACGCACCTCCCACCACGCGCGTCTGGTTATCGCCAGCCTCGCCGCCGCCTCGCTAGTGCTGGCGCCGTTGCCGGGCCTCGTCACGCCCGCCGCCGCGCAGTTCACCGTGTTCGACCCGACGAACTACGCTCAGAACCTGCTGACGGCCGCCCGGTCGCTGCAGCAGGTCAACAACCAAATCAGCTCGCTGCAGAACGAGCTGACCATGTTGCAGAACATGGCCCGGAACCTGAAGTCGCTCGACTACACGGCCCTGGCGCCGATCAGGGACGCGCTGCAACAGCTCGACGCCCTAATGGCGCAGGCCAAGGGCATGGCCTTCACCCTGGCCTCGACCGAGGCGGTGCTTGCCGACTCCTATCCGACGACCCTGGATCCCAACGCCACGACCAGCCAACTGCTCGACCGCGCCCGCGCTCAAGCCAGGGCGGCGATGGACGGCTACCGCCAGACCCTGAAGGTGCAGGCCAAGGTCGTCGAGAACGTCCAGGCCGACGCCAGCCTGATCGACCAGCTCGTCCAGCGCAGCCAGGGCGCGGCCGGCGCCCTGGAGGCCCAGCAAGCCGCCAACCAGCTCCAGGCCCTGGCCATCAAGCAGGACCAGCAAATCCAGAGCCTGATGGCCGCTCAGTATCGGGCGCAGGCGCTGGAAAGCGCGCGTCAGGCCCAGGTCCTGGAGGCCGGTAAGCTCGCCGCCCGCCGGTTCATCGGCGAGGCCTCCGCCTATACCCCTCGGCCCTGA
- a CDS encoding RadC family protein yields the protein MVSVSSLTISDGAPDEAPPPVSAKPARKSAPTHHLGHRDRLRQRAKAGGFVALPDYELLELYLFRTYPRGDVKPLAKALLTRFGSFGGVLGATVEELATVPGVGETAAMDIKLLHEATLRAGRDKIVKRPVISSWSALLGYVRVALANESREQFRVLFLDKKNQLIADEVMNRGTVDHAPVYPREVMRRALELSSSNIIIVHNHPTRDFSVTRTPIQPR from the coding sequence ATGGTCAGCGTTTCATCCCTGACGATCTCCGACGGCGCGCCGGACGAAGCGCCGCCGCCCGTCTCGGCCAAGCCCGCCCGCAAGTCCGCCCCCACCCACCACCTCGGCCACCGCGACCGCCTGCGCCAGCGCGCCAAGGCCGGCGGCTTCGTCGCCCTGCCCGACTACGAGTTGCTGGAGCTCTATCTCTTCCGCACCTATCCGCGCGGCGACGTGAAGCCTCTGGCGAAGGCGCTGCTGACCCGGTTCGGCTCGTTCGGCGGCGTGCTGGGCGCGACGGTCGAGGAGCTCGCCACCGTGCCCGGCGTCGGCGAGACGGCGGCGATGGACATCAAGCTGCTGCACGAAGCGACCTTGCGCGCCGGCCGCGACAAGATCGTCAAGCGGCCGGTCATCTCGTCGTGGAGCGCCCTGCTCGGCTATGTCCGCGTCGCCCTGGCTAACGAGTCGCGCGAGCAGTTCCGGGTGCTGTTCCTCGACAAGAAGAACCAACTGATCGCCGACGAGGTGATGAACCGCGGCACGGTCGACCACGCCCCAGTCTATCCGCGCGAGGTCATGCGCCGGGCGCTGGAGCTTTCGAGCAGCAACATCATCATCGTGCACAACCATCCCACTCGCGATTTTTCGGTCACGCGCACCCCCATACAACCACGTTGA
- the trbF gene encoding conjugal transfer protein TrbF, translating to MRFTRTPQRYGQTPDPVTPYQKAGQLWDERIGSARAQAHSWRLAFFGSLALASILAGGAIWQSAQSRIEPYVVEVDRLGQARAVGPAEQDYRPDDTVLAGQLRRFITDVRSLSTDPVIVRQRWLEAYDLASGRGDAFLDAHARANDPFTQIGSRSVSVQVISVVRASPTSFQVKWEERTFERGSLAKSERWTAILTLVRQKPKTRAELERNPLGLFVDAVDWAQEAETRPAAAPAPTAAPSMPSPPIVGPVQGDLQP from the coding sequence ATGCGCTTTACTCGCACGCCTCAGCGCTACGGCCAGACGCCGGATCCCGTGACGCCCTACCAGAAGGCCGGCCAGCTCTGGGACGAGCGCATCGGCTCGGCCCGCGCCCAGGCGCACAGCTGGCGCCTGGCGTTCTTCGGCAGTCTCGCTCTGGCGTCGATCCTGGCCGGCGGCGCGATCTGGCAGTCGGCTCAAAGCCGTATCGAACCCTATGTGGTCGAAGTCGATCGCCTCGGCCAAGCAAGGGCCGTCGGTCCGGCTGAGCAAGACTATCGGCCGGACGACACCGTCTTGGCCGGCCAGCTGCGCCGGTTCATCACCGATGTCCGGTCCTTATCGACGGATCCGGTCATTGTGCGCCAGCGCTGGCTTGAGGCCTACGACCTGGCGTCTGGGCGCGGCGACGCCTTCTTGGACGCCCACGCGCGCGCCAATGACCCCTTCACCCAGATCGGATCGCGCAGCGTGTCGGTTCAGGTGATCAGCGTGGTCCGCGCCTCGCCCACGTCGTTCCAGGTGAAATGGGAAGAGAGGACATTCGAGCGCGGGAGCTTGGCCAAGTCGGAGCGCTGGACAGCGATCCTGACCCTGGTTCGGCAAAAGCCCAAGACCCGCGCCGAACTCGAGCGCAACCCCCTCGGCCTGTTCGTCGACGCCGTCGATTGGGCGCAGGAGGCCGAGACCCGTCCGGCCGCGGCGCCGGCGCCGACCGCTGCGCCTTCGATGCCTTCCCCGCCCATCGTTGGACCCGTTCAAGGAGACCTTCAGCCATGA
- the trbL gene encoding P-type conjugative transfer protein TrbL has protein sequence MIDRFMAAFSAYIDSGFGLLGPDVGFLTTTLIAIDVTLAGLWWALEGDDNVLGRLIKKVLYVGAFAFILGNFKTLSEIIFRSFAGLGLTAGGGGVSAEDLLRPGKLASIGFTAAHPLIAKASELTGWPEVVANAVTIALLALSWVLVVLAFFVMAIQLFVTVLEFKLTSLAGFVLVPFAFWNKTSFLAERVLGNVISSGVKVMVLAVIVGIGAGFFDAFVATLGPDPDLGDAMTLVLGALTLAGLSIFGPGIASGLVSGAPQLGAGAAVGTAAGAAMLVGGGAMLGARALGAAGAGGLAAVRAGTAMGSAASAAYQLRQATSGASSAAGVASGLSGVARAAAGAASQPFRDMAGRAASSLSDSAQRGRAGAWRATGGSSPVAGAPSPAASGAEATGGQGTAPPAWARQLQSAQSAHVRRHAVLQTIKDGDRPGGSANPDLSSKED, from the coding sequence ATCATCGACCGCTTCATGGCGGCCTTCAGCGCCTACATCGACAGCGGCTTTGGCCTGCTGGGTCCCGATGTCGGGTTCCTGACCACGACCCTGATCGCCATCGACGTCACGCTGGCGGGGCTATGGTGGGCGCTGGAAGGCGACGACAACGTCCTGGGCCGGCTGATCAAGAAGGTGCTCTATGTCGGCGCCTTCGCGTTCATCCTCGGCAACTTCAAGACGCTCAGCGAGATCATCTTCCGGTCGTTCGCGGGCCTTGGCCTGACCGCCGGAGGAGGCGGGGTCAGCGCCGAGGATTTACTGCGGCCGGGCAAGCTGGCCAGCATCGGCTTCACCGCCGCCCACCCCTTGATCGCCAAGGCCAGCGAACTGACCGGCTGGCCCGAAGTCGTCGCCAACGCGGTGACCATCGCGCTGCTCGCCCTGTCCTGGGTGCTGGTGGTCCTGGCGTTCTTCGTGATGGCCATTCAGCTTTTCGTCACGGTGCTGGAGTTCAAGCTGACCAGCCTGGCGGGCTTCGTGCTTGTCCCGTTCGCCTTCTGGAACAAGACCAGCTTCCTGGCCGAGCGCGTGCTGGGCAATGTCATTTCCAGCGGCGTGAAGGTGATGGTGTTGGCGGTGATCGTCGGCATCGGCGCGGGCTTCTTCGACGCCTTCGTCGCCACGCTCGGTCCGGATCCGGATCTCGGCGACGCCATGACCCTAGTGCTCGGCGCCCTGACGCTGGCCGGCCTTTCGATCTTCGGTCCCGGCATCGCTTCAGGCCTGGTGTCCGGCGCTCCACAACTGGGCGCCGGCGCGGCGGTGGGAACGGCGGCCGGCGCGGCCATGCTCGTGGGCGGCGGCGCGATGTTGGGCGCTCGGGCTCTGGGCGCGGCGGGAGCCGGCGGTCTCGCGGCGGTTCGCGCCGGGACCGCGATGGGTTCGGCGGCCAGCGCCGCCTACCAGCTGCGTCAGGCCACATCGGGCGCCAGCAGCGCGGCGGGCGTCGCGTCAGGCCTGAGCGGCGTGGCGCGCGCGGCCGCCGGCGCCGCGAGTCAGCCGTTCCGAGACATGGCTGGCCGCGCCGCCAGCTCGCTTTCCGACAGCGCGCAGCGCGGCCGCGCCGGCGCCTGGCGGGCCACGGGCGGCTCGAGTCCCGTGGCGGGTGCGCCGTCGCCGGCCGCCTCGGGCGCCGAGGCCACCGGCGGGCAGGGCACCGCGCCGCCGGCGTGGGCGCGCCAGCTGCAATCGGCCCAGTCCGCTCATGTCCGCCGCCACGCCGTGTTGCAGACCATCAAGGACGGCGATCGGCCCGGCGGCTCGGCCAACCCCGATCTCAGCAGTAAGGAGGATTAA
- a CDS encoding DUF2274 domain-containing protein, translating to MADLKLGKLPNRTPVKLTLSIMPDVEDALGDYATIYNTRNGVEASPADLGASMIEHFLLNDREFVAARKTLLAERQGLDPRPAGAKAPEAKS from the coding sequence ATGGCCGATCTGAAGCTAGGCAAGTTGCCCAACCGCACTCCGGTCAAGCTCACGCTCAGCATCATGCCGGACGTCGAAGACGCTCTGGGGGACTACGCGACCATCTACAATACCCGCAACGGCGTCGAGGCCAGCCCGGCGGATCTCGGCGCTTCGATGATCGAGCACTTCCTGCTGAACGATCGAGAGTTCGTCGCCGCCCGAAAGACCTTGCTAGCCGAGCGCCAAGGGCTCGACCCAAGACCGGCCGGTGCAAAGGCGCCGGAGGCGAAGTCATGA
- a CDS encoding TrbI/VirB10 family protein, translated as MTQDPDSPGGSPEAMSPSKVATDTLSLRARPPRVVRFRRGLMIGAAAIGAIGLSGLAWFALSPRTFQMTKAADEPQAADRGTPAEVVRQLPSDYAQSGAAPRLGPPLPGDLGRAVIDQQRRDSFVVSSDRANASSARPTAAQQAVEAERQRRAGQARQAREAGVMVQVASRTDAAIAPGDLVGPSAVPTVPVPSAAAIRDPNGQDQKAAFMEATPRAGDVYNPHQLETSRSPYQLMAGGVIAASLITGLNSDLPGLVIAQVTENVFDSATGRFLLIPQGARLIGSYDSVVAFGQRRALLVWQRIILPDGASIQLDNLPATDAAGYAGLADQVDFHTWQLLKGVALSTLLGVGTELNLGDGESDLVRAIRQSTQQSASQAGQQIVGKQLDVQPTLRIRPGWPLRVIVHKDLILRPWRAL; from the coding sequence ATGACCCAGGATCCTGACTCGCCCGGCGGGTCGCCGGAAGCGATGTCGCCGTCTAAGGTGGCGACCGACACCCTGAGTTTGCGCGCGCGGCCGCCACGCGTGGTTCGCTTTCGGCGCGGGCTGATGATCGGAGCTGCGGCCATCGGCGCGATCGGTCTGTCGGGTCTGGCGTGGTTCGCTCTTAGCCCGCGCACCTTTCAGATGACCAAAGCGGCCGACGAGCCGCAGGCCGCGGATCGGGGGACGCCGGCAGAGGTCGTCCGCCAGCTTCCGAGCGACTATGCCCAATCTGGCGCGGCGCCTCGCCTGGGGCCGCCATTGCCCGGCGATCTGGGGCGGGCCGTGATCGACCAGCAGCGCCGTGACAGTTTTGTAGTTAGCAGCGATCGCGCGAACGCTTCATCGGCTCGGCCAACCGCCGCTCAGCAAGCCGTCGAAGCCGAGCGTCAGCGACGGGCTGGTCAAGCCCGTCAAGCTCGCGAGGCGGGCGTCATGGTGCAGGTCGCCAGTCGCACCGACGCGGCGATCGCGCCCGGCGATCTCGTCGGCCCCTCCGCCGTGCCGACGGTGCCGGTCCCGTCGGCGGCCGCGATCCGAGATCCCAACGGCCAAGACCAGAAGGCGGCGTTCATGGAGGCCACTCCGCGCGCCGGCGACGTCTACAATCCACACCAACTGGAGACGTCGCGCTCGCCCTATCAGCTGATGGCCGGCGGCGTCATAGCCGCCAGCCTGATCACGGGTCTCAATTCCGACCTACCAGGCTTGGTGATCGCGCAGGTCACAGAGAACGTGTTCGACAGCGCCACGGGCCGTTTCTTGCTGATCCCCCAGGGCGCGCGGTTGATCGGCAGCTACGACAGCGTGGTCGCTTTCGGCCAGAGGCGCGCCTTGCTCGTCTGGCAAAGGATCATTCTGCCCGACGGCGCCTCGATCCAGCTGGACAACCTGCCGGCCACGGATGCCGCGGGTTATGCCGGGCTCGCCGACCAAGTGGATTTCCACACCTGGCAGCTTCTCAAGGGCGTCGCGCTCTCGACCTTGCTCGGCGTCGGCACGGAACTGAACCTTGGTGACGGCGAGAGCGATCTGGTTCGCGCCATCCGGCAGTCGACCCAGCAAAGCGCCTCTCAAGCCGGCCAACAGATCGTCGGCAAACAGCTCGACGTTCAACCCACCCTGCGCATCCGGCCCGGCTGGCCGTTACGCGTCATCGTCCACAAGGACCTGATCCTGCGCCCCTGGCGGGCTTTGTAG